GCCTTGTTTGTTAGTATATTTCCATCATGAAGTATAAGAATATGTAATGGTGCTCTAATGATTGGAATGAGATGCATAAGATATTTGTCACTGTTAAACCTATGAGATTCTTGAGGaatgtttggaggttcttcaattagaaactgtggaggaacctttaaaaaaaggttttaaggAGAATacggttcctccacagttttagcTAAGGAGCCTCCAACAGTTCCTCATGGATcttgtagtttttacagtgtatgagTTTTAATAAGACAACTGAGTAAAGCTACAATTCGATCAGATCAGATATTAGTTCAGGTACTAACCTAAATACACTTAGATACCATTATATTGtcaatgtcatgcaaaaaacataATAGCTCAATTTTTGCCATTGTTCAAAcattttgaatctggcagtatTTTGTGTTGAAATTCCACaataatgctccaaaatgactccaatcaaacaaacaaaaaacattcagaACTTTTGGAAGTCAATGTTTCAAGACTTTTCTTAAGTAATGTTCTGTTGGGCTGTTCATCAAGAAGTTTTGTCACAATTCAGAGGGTAACTTGAGGCCAGAAAAAGTTTACAAAGATCCACGGTTCTTGCTTAACAGCGATGATATACTGGAGAACTTATCATTGCTGGTATGCTGAGAGAAGATGTAGTGTTCCAAATCCATTCAAAAGTATTAAGCTTTAGGCTAAAGGTAGCCTAACAAACCACACCTGCTCCTTAGAAAAAAGCTCCTTATTACCTCATTATAAAGCCAATAAAAGAGGGGGAGACAGGTAGACTTAAAGCTGAGTGTTTTATTTGCAGTATTTATATGACAGCAGTTCTGCACAAGTTCACTCTGTGTTACTGTAGACTAAAGTGTCTGTCTTATCTCACTGACTAGTCTTATACACGGGGCTGCATTAAACCACCACTCTGTCTGTTAATACATAATCTCTCTTACTGCTGCCGGTAAACAGTCCTGTCTGTAAACCCTTTTTTTGCTGAGAATTTGGCctcttaagaaaaaaaaacattgtggcACTTTACCGTAAATGTACAGTATTGTGCAGAAGTCTTAGGCAACTATGACCATTGTTTAATATCACCTGACTTGTGTTAATGAAGGGCAGATTAGTACTAGGTGATAATTGTAAATACTGGGCCTCCTTGAGAAGAGTTTTGGTAAAAGTTACAAtagtgtttattcattttttatttattctaatggtaGTTTTTGGATAAATAAACTCTTACTGCAAAGTAAATATGCCCAATTTTATCAGATGGCCAAACAATACTGTATATGATTCATATGTGTCTATTGGTtatgcaaaaacaaacacacttgcTGTCTTTTAGCTGACTTCTTTTAGCAAGCCTCGGCATAACACAGTTTATCCTTGTGTGATCAATTGACACGTCTGAATCAGGCAAAGTCAAAGCTCTTTTTTCAGCACAGACTTCATCTTGAACAGCAATCCTTAGTTCAgtaaaacatgaataaaaatcctctccaaatattaataaaatacatatatttatatactagtATTTTAAGAGATAAACATCATTTGTGCTTCTCTTACCAAGAACCAGCAATACAAGCTAGAACTCAGCCGCCTCTTTTCACTGGACTGGACTAAAACTACGATTACTTAGAACATTCATTGTGTATTTAGAATAATAGTGACAATCACAGCTACACCACACTGATTGCACTACGGTTATATTGAATGTGCTCATTGATATCTTGACGTTTCACACCGATCACTTAATCTACGTTATTGTGTAGTACGGATTAAAGtgacagataaataaacacCACTTCATTCCATGTCTTTGGTCAATGAATACATTAAAGTCTCTAAAACATTGATTAAAACACTCTGGTCATAATAATCCTCTCGAAATACAAATAAAGATCCCTTACAAATGGAGGAAAAGACATCTTTCACATAGTTAGTCtctttgtataaataaaatcttaatAAATATTTCTATTGAATTGGTCATCACTATTTAAACGCCTCGTACTGTAAAACTATGTGATATGTTTGTCACAAAGGccatataacaataatatacaCAATCTACATAAAGGACTTTAGTTCTAAAAACACAGCAATTGAATACAGTTCCTGGTGTGATGGTGGTGATTGCATTATTCCCCCATTCATTTATACCACAGAAAAACAGCTAAGATATGCATCTGACTTTGTAATCACATTAACAACACTTAGAACCAACAGTTACTTGAGTTCAAGAAATTACAGAGTattcttaatatatatatatatatatatatatatatatatatatatatatatatatatatatatatatatatataaaaattagtGCAGAGAACTCTGGAGTCTAATGTACTGTAGTCATAGCTAGTGAAATGCTTACTGTTACGAGTGAAACAGATTCTCAGACACATTGAGAGAGTAGAATGAAGTAGATGATCTCTTCTTCTTCAGTTGGTACACTCCCAGAACTCAAAGGCTTATAGGGCTTCACCTTCActggcagctccactgtggaaCATCTATAATCCATTTGGAAAACTTAAAGGAATACTTTAGCATTTTTCATCCCACACTCAAAAGTAAAGGATCTTCAAAGGGTTCCTCGAGTGATGCCATGGAAAAATCctttttggttccacaaaggaTAATTTTTGTAAAGAAGCAGTGAAtgtaagaacctttaaattggtgaaAAAAGAATCTTTATTTTCACTACTTTAAAactctaaaaggttcttcccacatctcttttacaaaagtggtacttctatggcatcactcaaagaacccattgcagcacctttttttaagagtgtacatcTGTAACATATGGACCATTATCATGGACAACTGGTCTGATTACATTCTATTATCCATGGTAATCAACCAACATGCTTCATCTGCAAACAATGGCGATTAGGTTGAAAAACACTGTGGCGTTCCTTTAATGTATCCAGTATCCAGTAACGTCATATTGTTATCGATTCCGTTCTGAATGCTCAAATCGCACTTTTCCATTCGTTATTATTTCGATGCTGTGGTTCATCAACATTGTTTTATGAAGTGTTACAAAGAAGATCATGCTTCACATGAGTCCACGGTGGACCAGTAGGCTAATCAGAGCAAAGGTGAACTTGTATAAGGGCTGCCAGAACATTTGCTAACACTATGTTGAATTGTTAGAGCTTCAACAGGGACATCTGTCCTGGCCCAGTGTCCACTAACCGCTGCTTCAGTGACAGCTGGCTAAAAGGTCTGTGTGCTCTTTATAAATCCTGGCCCAGTCTTTCGATCTCATCGATCAGGAAGTCGATGTCTGACCTGGTGGCAGCTGGGTTCGAAATGACCATCCTGAAGAAGTTGACTTTGTCACCTTGAGGCTGGTAGCCCACCATTGTTGTCCCACACTCCATCATCATTGCCTTGATTTTGGGGGCCACCTGGTTGTGGGGGAAAAGTCACAGCACACTTAATAGGCACTTCTACACATGTTCTTTGCTCCAAGTTATGGTATTTTTCTTCATACCTTGAGCTTGTGTTACAAATATTTTCAATTAAATTACTTGCTGCTCTGTAGAAGAAGATGGTACTTTACCTTATGGAGCCTttgtctcttttcttctccttctggCATGCCACGTAGGCTTGGGGGAAGGTACCAAAAGCACACATTAGTGTGCTGAGgctgagagagaaacagaacatcagcagtcagtcagatcccactgttctgtttgtttcattgttaagaaactatatatatatatatatatatatatatatatatatatatatatatatatataattaaaaggACAGATGTGTATCTAATTGATATTGAGGATGAgaaaattgtaaaaataattttCACAGACCTGTCCCTGGAAAACCATCACATAGCCTTCTCTGTTCTTGATCTTATTATAGAGGTACTCAGAAAGGTCCAAACACCGGTCTATATGCTTCTCAAATCCAATGGTACCCTGTAAAGGACATATACAGCGTGATCTTTCTGTGCATagatgttttggtttgtttggttttagATGCAAAGCACCATGTGAACCTGGCTTGCAACtcacttacatacatacaccatatggaaaaaaaaattgaacacctgctcattcatcatctCTCCTGAAaacaaggatattaaaaatgtttatcctgcttttgttggagtaactgtctctactgtccagtgatagctttctactagcttttgattgcattcagagcattagtgaggtcaggatgttggatgatcaccactccagtCCAACTCCCCGAGcattatcattccagagaacacagttccactgctccacagctcaatgctggggggctttatacacctctatcccatgcctggcattaggcatggtgccaatatgtttatctgctccagtgagtcctattctattggcaatacttccctacagggactagacaagctgtgtgtgtatatgaacatctgtgtcagctatggGTGCAATGTATAGTAGCCTAATCCATTTATTTGAAGGTGTTTCCACAAAgatatggacatatagtgtgtgcgctccttcactcactcagtcacaTGCCCAAATTGCTCTCTCATACATTCACTTGATCACTCATTTTCTCACTCACTTACTGACTCATATACTGTACATCCTCAGTTCCTTACTCGCTCACCCACTCACTTGATCACTTGCTCATGTTTAGCAGACAGTCAGTCCAGAGTCTCCACATGGTGCTGCTATTAGCACTTGCTTTATAAGACTATTGCTTCACATCATTGGCATTTTCTATCCTTATTCATGGTTTGTTGTTTTAGaaaatgatcatttttaatTGAGGTATTCATAATTACATGATATACATttactatgttaaaaaaaaaacctagccAAAAATAGATTAATTCTTTCATTGTTCCTTTCATTCACCCCACCTTCGCCTTCCACATGAGCCAGAACTTGAAGATGTCCACATGTCTGCCGCACTGTATGGCCTTGTCTCCAGTATCATAGGTGACATCATACTGTTTATCAGGCTGGAAAAGGTAGCCGGCACACATAGAATTGCAGCCCTGCAGAAGCCCCTATatcacacaggcacacacacacacacacataccatgaAACAATCCGACTGCCAGATACTCACATAATAACATGTCAGtgcagagaaagaaggagagagagagagggagagagaggatgcAGAGTGAAGAGAATCTGCTGATACACTTCAGTGAGCAcactccctctttctccttctccactGTTAGCCTTTTGTTCTGTTCATCTGTCTCTTCTACTTCTCTAGCCATTCTCTTTCTTACACTTACATTGTCTCTtcagtactctctctctctcgctctctctcattctcactctctccctccattCTCTTTGCCTCACCTTTTCTCGGACCAGAATGGCAGAGCACTGTAGTGGAACGCCCATCATCTTGTGAGGATTCCATGTGACAGAGTTTGCCCTACAGAAATAACACAGCACAATGAGAACAGGCTCAGAaatgtatgtgaatgtgtgtgtctgtgtgtgtgtgtgtgtgtgtgtgtgtatactgtggAAAGGTAAAATGTACCTTTCAACACCATTCAGCTTGTGTCTGTGCTTTCTAGACATCAGCAGTCCACCTCCCCAGGCTCCCTGCAGAGGAACACAAGATACATTTCTTTGTAACACATGAAAGAGGCCTTGTGCTCTAACCAATCAACAAAAGCGCATTAATGACCTTCTTATTAACCCCTTCACTATCTGCACTGCGCACTTACGTCCACATGGAGCCACATGTTGTATTTCTCACAGATGTCTGCGATCTCATTGATAGGGTCGAAAGCTCCATAAACCGTAGAGCCAGCTGTGGCGTTCACGAAGAGCGGCACACACCcctgaaaaaaaacagagacagaTGAGCCCTCACTCTGAATGGATTACATCCACTGACTAAAGTAGATAAAGGTGGCAGAGCCAAAAACATTACTGAAGACTGAAAGCTATCTGAATTTAACACGTCACATACTTGATCTTCCTGGTTGCAATGGATtacaacaatcagccataacattaaaatcacctgTCTGGTATTGTATCGGTCACCCTTGTGAtcctaaaacagctctgaccagcTAAGGCATGGACTttataagacctctgaaggtgtcctgtggtatctggtaatAGAatgttggcagcagatcctttgaatcctgtaaattgtgaggtgggcctCCAGGGGTTACATTAATAAGCTTTGgccacccatgaccctgttgtggGTTCACTGGTTATCATTCCTTGTAGCACTTTGGggaggtactaaccactgcataccgtgAACAACAAACATGATGTTTCAGAGGTGCTCTGACCTTGTCGTCTAGCCATCTCAATTTGCCTATTTGCTAACTTTTAAAAGTTGCTCAGATCTGTGCACTTTCTCATTTTTCCTGCCTAACATGTTAATCCcactccttgacagatgccattgaCAGATGCCACCAAGATAAttagtgttattcacttcacctatGGTATgtagtggttctaatgttatggctgggtGGTGTATGTATACTGTGTAATCATGCATGTTAAAGCTTGGCATTTAAaatgctatttttattttttgagtcTTGAGTTGGACATCTTTTCTATGGTAATGACTCACCTTCTGTTTGGCAGCAATGACCTTGGCCTCCAGATCAGCAGGAATGACTCTACCTCTGATAAAGGAGACGGACATGTAACACAGAcatcctcacacatacacatgcacgcacacacacactcagacacatgcacatacacacacacacaccacaacttCCAGAGGTTCACAGCACAGAATCCCTTACCTCTCATCTGTACTCAGCAGAATCAGATTTTCTGTCCCAAAACCAAGAACGGCACTGGCTTTCTTTATGGAGTAGTGACTCTGTGAAAGGTAGATGAAACATTTATGTCaaaatgtatgacatttttaaaaatctatgCAAAAGTGTAGAAATCTTAATAGAAGGGATCTGATGATGGAGCAGAAAAACCATCAATGCTTTGGCTACATTCAGAGAAACCTTCAGAATAAGAGTCAGAGAATACATACATGCTCAGAAGTGAAGAGCACGAGTCTGGGGGCTGCTGTCATGCCTTTAGTCTTCACCTCTGGGAAGTGCTTGTACCGAGCTATCATCACACTGTACATGTTGGAGATTGCTCCTCCTGTAATTGAAAGGACAGGCAGAAAGGGAAAACTATTGGTTGACATTTTGACTGCACAGAGCTAATAAGTGATGTTTATGTATTTTGCTCCAATTTGAAACAACTGAGTAACCCCTTatagaaatctgatatatgaccgtatatacatatatcataaTATATGGGCACATATATTGGACACATATAATCATATGATTACATATAAATGATATGGATCAGGCATATATTTTTGATTGGTAGGTTAGAAATATATGGGCATATATGGACCTACATGTAGTAAATATAGGCAAATTATAGTACATAtgtgtaaaatataatatataatatttgctGTCTTCCATTTGAAATCTCCATTTTCTACTTTTTGCATAATCTGGTggttattctttacattgtcaagatttcatgatgaatggatcaatagaaatgctttataaTGACTTTTTTATTGAGAATTTTTATTGAGGTTTTTGCACAATAGCAGGAATTTCTGGAATATATCTcctgtatttaatttaatggcAAATAAGTCGGCATATGTCACACACATcaagcagccataacattagcaccacctgcccaattttgagtaggtcccccttgtgccaccacaataaATCTGACCATCAAGAACTCTGAAGGCATCAAAGACGTTGGCTGCAGATCCTTGTAAgctcctgtaagctgtgaggtggagcctcaaTGGATCTCATCTATAGGCCTGTAACCTtacctgatgttttagagagaGCCTGACCCTGTTGTCTAGCCATTACAATTTGTCCCCaatcaaagtggctcagatttttAGGCTTGACCACTGTTCCAGCTTTTAACGCATCACCTTCAGTTCAGTTGCTGCCTAAAATATCCCACCCATAGGCAAATGCcccctgtagatgaagataatcaacgATTTTCACTTAATGTTATGCCTGATTGAGAATGTGTTGGATATTCTATTATTTCTAATAAATGTCCTATATTTGAAAACTATACATATAAGACAGACTAATGTGTCATTAGGAGTTGACTTGGGAGTTATTTTGTCTATTCAAAAATATCAGCCATCAGTCATCAGGTCTACCAGGTCTATGGTGTATGTTAAAATCACTGTGCTTTTCATTTGTCATCATGGTAAAGATGCCTTGGTTCCAACATAATCTATATGCTCTATGAGACTTGTCACGAAGAGCTGAGTCAGGAGTCATTTTGACATTCAGCAGTCTTTTTATTAGCATTTGAGCTCACCTGGGGAGAATATGCCATCTCCTTCACCATTAGGCCATCCAACAATCTCCCTCATCTTCTTCAGAGTCAGCTGTTCCATCAGCACAAACACTGGAGCAATTTCATATGTGAACCTGTTGAGAAAGAGACACACATGGCCATAACCATTACTGACACCCATCTATTTAAAGGTACAGTGACCACAAACACCTGGACACATTATCGTCATTTTCATTATCACCTAAGATCATTCAAATATAGTATCTTTTCCCCACATTGATTAATGCAGTGTTGCACTTTATGGAAAGAAGCTCTTACTTAATCACATAAGCATATGCCAACACAATGATACCAGTGGAGGCTTTTAGTTTTAGCCATTTTTGACACCTTAATGATGATCAATAACCATCAGAAGCAATTAGGACCAGTCAGAAGCTAATTAGTGACCATAAATGTCAAGTGTTTGTTCAGGCTTGGATAATTAATATAAAGAGTCACTGTGGGAAAGGAACATCCGAAACAACACAAGTCAAATACCCTGGTCTCAGGTTATACTAAGAtcatttattttcctttgtaCACTTCATACTGAGCCAGTACTGAAGCGGACTGTACACCACATACCAAACCGTATCGAACCGTTCTCCTTATAGCAGAATTAGCTCTGTGATTAAACAGCAAGTCATTGTGTTCATTTTGAACTTTAACTGAGTGTGGTTCTCCACTCTTAAAACCACTGAGGGTCACAGGGGTCAGTCATTGGACCATGGCAGTAAATAGTGAAATAAATCAGTGCTGTATCTTTCATTGACCTTTAAATAGTTAGGGCACATGCTGTAAAAAGACATAATAGAATTTCTGACCTCCAGAGGTCTACGTGAACTGGTGTGTTCACAccttgctgctttttttttttttttttttgctataatGTTTTCCAAAGATGGAAAGTATCATGGGTTATTTTGATGAATCATGGTGTAGGACACCAACATTCATTCAGCAGGGCACCTTAGCTTGCTTAGACTGAAAAGACTGGGTACACTGCACACTAAATGGGGAACGTGGTGGAAAGATTAATTTCCTCTCTA
The genomic region above belongs to Salminus brasiliensis chromosome 8, fSalBra1.hap2, whole genome shotgun sequence and contains:
- the gad1a gene encoding glutamate decarboxylase 1, with translation MAAWAPSSSAGEPDPNTANLRPPSSSYDWSGVAHGCTRKLGMKICGFLQKNNNLDEKSRIVGAFTEQPSPKNLLTRDNDKESRFRHTETDFSNLYARDLLPAKNGEEPTIQFLLEVVDILTNYVRKTFDRSTKVLDFHHPHQLLEGMEGFNLELSDQPESLEQILVDCRDTLKYGVRTGHPRFFNQLSTGLDIIGLAGEWLTSTANTNMFTYEIAPVFVLMEQLTLKKMREIVGWPNGEGDGIFSPGGAISNMYSVMIARYKHFPEVKTKGMTAAPRLVLFTSEHSHYSIKKASAVLGFGTENLILLSTDERGRVIPADLEAKVIAAKQKGCVPLFVNATAGSTVYGAFDPINEIADICEKYNMWLHVDGAWGGGLLMSRKHRHKLNGVERANSVTWNPHKMMGVPLQCSAILVREKGLLQGCNSMCAGYLFQPDKQYDVTYDTGDKAIQCGRHVDIFKFWLMWKAKGTIGFEKHIDRCLDLSEYLYNKIKNREGYVMVFQGQPQHTNVCFWYLPPSLRGMPEGEEKRQRLHKVAPKIKAMMMECGTTMVGYQPQGDKVNFFRMVISNPAATRSDIDFLIDEIERLGQDL